TGTCAAAACCCCCAATCAGGAGGGCAACCATCAGACCATAGATGACATTGATCTTGATATTTCCACAAGATAACTTGGCTACAGCCATGTGGTCACAGTAGGTATGGTGTATTATATTGCCTCTGCAATAGGGTAGTCTTTTGATGATGAAAGTCAAGGGAATGACAAGCAATACACCTCTCAGGAAAGTGACGAGCCCTGCCTTTGCAATAATAGGATTGGTGAGGATAGTTGAGTAACGCAGAGGGtagcagatggccacatagcggtctaAGGCCATAAGCATAAGCACCCCAGACTCCATCCCTGTGAAGGCATAGATGAAGAACATCTGGACCAGGCATTCATCaaagctgatttccttcaggtggAACCAGAAGATGCAGAGGGCTTTAGGAATTGTAGTAGTGCACATGACAAGGTCAGTTAGAGAAAGCATGGCCAAAAAGTAATACATGGACCTGTGCAAGGAATCCTCATATCGAATGAGGTAGAGGAGTCCACAATTACCAACCACAGCCACAACATACATTGTGCAGAATGGCAAAGAAATCCAGAAATGCCTGTCCTCCAGTCCTGGGATTCCAGTAAGAATGAATGAAGCTGGTGTCAAGTCTGTTTGGTTCAGAATTATCATGATCAAGTTGGTATAATCATTAAGCAGCTAGTAGGATTTTCGtgggtttctttgttttgttttccaatccTTCAGGATTAGaggtggaaaaggagaaaagtctTAGTTGTACTCTCTCTTTAATTTTCGACTTCTTTCAGTGAAATGTGCATTTTAATATCAAATGATCAAATTTTTAAATGCAGTAGAATACTTAAATAAGTTAAAACCAAGTATGTGTTCTATGTTAGTTCAGTTTATCAATTCATTCAACAGTTATTTAGCAGTACCTATGTCCCAAGTTCTGTCACATATATTGTTTCCacattattttgaaacaaaaaatgGCATAGATTAAATCCtcataaatttataattaaaagcaATTGGATTGAGACCTTTCTAATGAGGTTTTGTTAGAAtatcttatttaaatgttaattgcgATACACATATTCTGTTGAGTATTTTCTTAAGGCAAACTTTGTTGATCACTTCTCGCATGACCTGACACAAGATAaggttgtttttattgttattgatTCTAAAGGGTTATATTTCTGCTGTACTAAACTTTACAAATAGTAACTCATTAATCCTCACAAGTCcaggaagtatttttaaattaatctgcACTTTATAATTGATTAAATGGAGGCACTATGTAGATGAGACTTCTACATGTCTGAGTTGCTATATGTTCAATTCCAAAACTGAGCCCTCTCTGACCtctttttcatgatttatttcttctaaattttGACAGAGAAAAGTGTGTTAGAAAAAATAGTGccctataataataatgaaaataaaaatattcagctCCATCATTTTGATTGCTGAAGTTCACTTTCCTATATTTCAAACCTCCACATAATTGACCTTTGCATTTCTAAATAGTTTGTTCAGcttgctttttcttcctttttcttttatgattgttGCTgttgaaattattcatttttatagtattattgttaattaagtCTCCTCATGTGataattatattttcttcctctgttcaatatttttccttttgatgacAATTTTCTTTATTGGGCTTAGTATTTGGTATAGATATCTCAGacattttaactcatttttaGATCTGTAGAACATTTTTACTGTTATTGTTGACAATTAAACACAATCTATCAGAGATAATCCTTTATAATTTGTCTATTTCTAGAAAGTCTCTGTACTTCTGCTTCTCTGAAACACAGCCTTTGCTAGTTTGACACATGATTCTCATCCAGAAATCCCCCTTCATCTCCTCTTTGTGTCATATCATTATTTGTGGACCTCATTATTCTTATTTCTATATTTCTGACTGCATGGAAAACATGTTTCTGAGAATATCCATGTCTGAATATGGCttgttatatttataattttgctgGATTTAAAATTCtagctttattttccttcaagACATTTCTCTATTGTCTCCTAGCTTCCAATGTTGATTTTAAAGGAACATTCTGATTCTTGATCctttatatgttaattatttttcctttgtatttcttcatatGTTTTTTGGCCCTACACTAATTGAAAACCTTTTACATTTTTTGAGCTTTGTAGCTTAATGGTGATAATAAAGGTGTAAGTGTGCTTGTGTATGTCTTATTGCAAAGGCACTTAATGAGTTTTTGAGACTAGAACTCTATGACCTATTCttttggaaatctttttttttcactgaattttattaatttcttcttaacttattttttctttgtatctttttacAACTTCTGTTAGTCAGATATTGGTTCTTCTTAATTTATTCTCACTTTTtgctacttaattttttttatgttctATGTATTTGCTACAGTTTCCAGAAAAGCTCCTTCATTATATCTTCCAAATATCTTCACATATTTTGCTGTCTAATATTATGAATTTCCATTATCTTACTTTTATCTCCTTATTGTGaatatactatacatatatatttatatttgtgtgtgtgtgtgtgtgtgtgcgcgcgcgcgtgctcagtcgctcagtcatgtctgactctgcggccccataggctgtagcccaccaggctgctctgttttgggtttttccaggcaagaatactggagtgcgttgccgttttctcctccaggggatcttcctaacccagagatcaaactcatgccccttgTGTCCCTTGCTTTGCCAcagctggcaggcagattctttaccataagcACTACACATTTATGATTTGTATTTATATGCCtggatgctaagtcatgtccgactcatagatatatatacatccctgggtcgggaagatcccctggagaaggaaatggcaacccactccagtactcttgcctagaaaattctacagatggaggagccttgtgggctacagtccatggggtcacgaagagtcggcacgactgagcgacttcactttctatgtatgaggcttccctgataatTCGGTAAAGAACgcctgcaatgcaacagaccCCAGTTCAAGTCCTGGGTTGGAAACtctgctggggaagggatagactacctactatagtactcttgggcttcccctgtggctcggctggtgaagaatctgcccacaatgggaggagaagtgggttcaatccctgggttgggaaggtactATATTGCTCCCTGAATGTTAATTCAAACTTCACAGTTTTAATGATTTATTCTTAtagcttgctttgttttttatcttttattttggaaatgcTTCTTAATTGTCAATTTTTAACTACCAATTCACATTTAATAAAGAATCTTTAGAAAGGTGATTTGAAACTCCAGGTTATGAGTGAGTCTCATCAATTGATAGCACTTACTGAGTATTCTTCTAGGGACCTCTTCATTGCATCCCTAGTTATCAATGTTTACCATATCTCAGCTTATTAGTTGATTCTTCATTCCATAGGTATCATCACTGGTGTTGACATAAGCTATAACTGCAAAGGTAACAGACACCTTGTAATCAGCATTATAGACAAAAGAACAATGTATgttgataataaaataatatgtttctTTGATTACCGATATTGTcagcaagtttttttttcctctcaggtGTGTAAAATTCTTTGTGTACATTATATTTTTCAGATAACTTTTACAGGCATTATTAAAAGTGACAAAACTAACAattcacatatacatgtacatatacatatatatgcataaaacaCATGCCCACAAACACCATAGATATATGCATTGTTTGCATGAGTGGAAAAAATTTAgactttgaaatatatttttgaaaaatatttggtcAGCATAAATGAAATTGTCTTAAGTGATGAAAAACAAGATTGCTGCTCATTTGTCCCTTTCAATATATTTGATCAACCAACTCAATTCTAAGGAATTCATATAATATTGATAGAAGTAGAAAAGCTAGGGAAAACATAGATACACAGAAATTGAGAATATAAATATTCCAAAATTACCTGTGctctatttttaagaatataattcTTAAATATGAGATGGAATATCCTATTTATGTctcttgtgttttcctttttatggttctAGTGTCCATTAATGAAACTAACTGTATTGTTATGTGAGAATATCtcattttctataaatttatCAAACTCTTAAAGATAGAAGCTTATACCAAGTAACAAAATATTAACCACAAATTAGACCTTTtccgggatgggggagcctggtgggctgccatctctggggtcacacagagtcggacatgactgaagcgacttagcagcagacctTTTCCAAATTACATTCACATTGATTTTGAATGTAAGCTAAATAGTTCTCCAAGGAAAATGGATTCATACTGTGCTGTCAGTAGGTAAGTATATCAACATACAAGAATTAATAAATAGTAACATCAATACATGAATACCAGAACTTATCAAGTACAATATTTTATAGTCTGTCAGTTATTTCACTCTCAATTTCCATAGATAATCAGTTTATTTCCTTACTAGACTGTCCTCAATTTTATAACTGTTTGTTCTCTCAATATGACGGTGGATTCCTCCAACTAAATTTGccatctaaaatatattttaaaaaagtcacaAATAGTGTCTCTAGAATGTAAATTAGATTCTCATTTGAGAAGAATATGAGGGCAGTTAAAAAACAAGAGTTTTGTGACCATGATGAAGAATGTGACCATTCTGTAGCTATTCTCCCATTCTTCTTGTTACGGGAGCGATTTAGACTTGACTTCTACTACAACAGAACCAAAGAAGCCTATTTGTTTAGGAAAACAACTAGATATTCATAGTCATGATGGAAAGTTACATTGGATTACAGTCTGTGAGGAAATAAACATTTCCAGGGAAGCTCAGTTTTTTACAATACTTCTGCCTTCAACTGGGTAGATGGAATCAAACCCCAAGTTGTAAGAATCTAACAGTCAGTTCATATACATTCCGAAACTCTCCACTTCTTTATACTGCCTACTAGTAAAAGAATCCTGTCTGCACTCTCACTTTTATATGCCCTTTAATACCTTGTTTTCTGGTGAGGAAACAATAAGCTGAATGCAATCTGTTTCAGATGGTCAGGAGTCTGGTCAAAAAACATCGCAATTCTACAAatttacatacacatgtatgcacacaatTCTCAACTTTTTAATCCTTTGTTATCTGTACTACGGAAATgagcatttaagaaaaaatatgtgtTGCAAATCCCAAGGGGAGATTTCAAAATATTGGAGGCACAGGTGCTCTTGTGGGAATCAAGCTTGATCCTATGGGaagataaaaagtaatgaaagttTTCGGTTCTTActacccatacacacacacacacacacacacacacacacggaagtcgctcagtcgtgtccgactctttgctaccccatggagtgtagccccccaggctcccccgtccatgggattttccaggcatgaatactgtagtgggttgccgtttccttctccaggggatcttcccgacccagggatcgaaccgggtctccctcattgtaggcagacgctttaccgtctgagccacctggtatgTAGATAAGCTAATAGttccatgtgtgtgtatttgtgcgtTGTGTGAGAGCATGTATAAATAGCaaggaatgaaaataaagaaaataaatgcaaaattttaaatgaaaaataatgactttAATATTTATTGCAGAGTATTGTTTCTTTCTGTAGAAGACATTATGGGAGACAAACTGAAAGCACTTGAGTTACAGAATGTTTCAATCATTCACACACCcatctgttttccttttatttgtttattttttcatctttctaaatAACATCACTGAGGATTTAGTACTCCCAGAACCTTCACGTTTAAGAAGAGGAAAATTGtgaacaaattgaaaaatgcGTGCAACTTAGCCCAAAAACATATGTACAGCATTAAAGATACACAGGCTGTTCATGGGAATTAAACTCACCCCTATCTGAGGAGGAAAATGGAAGGTTTACATTCTTATcatctatgaaaagtgaaagtgaagtcgctcagtcgcctccagactctctgcgaccccatggactgtagcctatgagactcctccatccatgggattctccaggcaagagtactagagtgggttgacatttccttctccaggggatcttcctgtcccagggatggaatccgggtctcccgcattgtaggcagacattttaccatctgagctaccagggaagttcttttctttaaattccgCAGTCAGTAGTATAAAAAACAAGACTAAGAAATTGAGGATTGTGCATGTACATATATTGCAGAATGATATCTTTTGACTAATACCCTAAACACCTGAACCAGATTGCATTCAGCTCTCTGCTTATCATCTATAAGATAAGACATAAACAAGAGAACAATTTCATATACATGCATCTGTTTGCTTTGTGTGAAGAAGTATATATAGGGGCTATAGAATGAACACTGTAGTGTTTAATGAATATTACTAATTTTAACATTTACAGAATTATTTACTTTCTGTGTCAGGCCCTTAAGGACACAAGCTGAAGATATTTACAATGTTTTGAAGGCTTTTAATTAACTCTCAAACACATATGTTCTCATGtccctttatttgtttatttttctttcaagtgaCATTGAAGATGAATTTATGACATTGAGGAACTTCACCAGAAGATCAGacttattaaacatatatattaagtGAGGAATATTTAGATGCCCAAAGTTTGAGATTAATAACCATGATGATATAATGgcaataactaataataaaacaTAACAACTGCTTCTAGTTTTATACCCTTTAGTTGGATGATAAAATCAATGCCTGCATATTTGTATTAATTGGAAAAATTAACGAGTTTAGAAAGAGATAATTTCAACACTTAAATTTCAGAAATTACAGTTACcggatacatttttttcctttttttattcaaggataattgctttacaatgttgtggttgtCTCTGGTATACACCAATGTGAAttagttattattttatatataatactatattttaatacattattatattataatatattattacattacattatattattttatattatatattatataacatatcatatatttttatatagtcattattctttatatatattatatatattctttatatatattcattatcatttatatacacacacacacacacacacacacaccctcctctCAAGCCTCTCTCCCCTCTGTCCATTTCACCCCTGTTAGTTGTCactgagggcagggctgggctcctTATGTTATATAGCAATTTCCAGCTAGTtgtatattttacacatgataaggTATATATGTCAAaagttttaataaacatttgttatatgtatttttgaaaaaaagtttTGACAATGTCCTATTAAAACAAAAGTTCTTCAAGTTTAAATGGATATTCACATCAGGGCTATTCAGCAAAATTATGACTAAATGAAAGTACATCATATGTATTTACACAATTTATTTAATGATTTCCCATTCTTAGATTTGTATGTTATTTTGCAGAAAAATGATACAAGTTTATATGTAGAAGAAAACATTTAGCACAGTGTGTTTTTACTTAATAATTTTTtactgaggtgaaattcacataccATTAAATTAACTATTTTACTCTTTGAAAAGTAAATTCAGGGCTGTGCAAATATGAGCACTATatagttccaaaacatttttttacCTCAAAGGGAAATCAGTAACTCATTGCCCCAGTTTTCTAGCTCCTGTCAATAAATAATTTGCATTCTGATTCAATGAGCTTACCTATTCTGAATATCTCATATAAAAGAAATCATAGAATTCTTAACCATTTATGTTGGGCTTTTTCACTTATGATTATGATGATACTTTCAAATTTCATCTCCATAACagcatataattttaatttattttgattgaagtatacttgatttataaagttgtattgatttctgctatatagaaaaggaattcagttatacacatatatacatttcaaaatattcattccattatttatcataggatatggcatataattctctgtgctatacagtaggaccttgttgcttattcattccatatataatagtttacatctgctaaacCCAGCTAAACCCAATCTCCACTCCACGTTTCCCCCCATTTGCTCTCTCCAGTAAACCATACATTTGTATTCTATATCTAtgaatctatttctcttttttttaattttattttatttttaaactttacataattgcattagttttgccaaatatcaaaatgaatccgccacaggtatacatgtgttccccatcctgaaccctcctccctcctccctccccataccatccctctgggtcgtcccagtgcaccagccccaagcatccagtatcatgcatcgaacctggactggcaacttgtttcatacatgatattttacatgtttcaatgccattctcccaaatcttccaccctctccctctcccacagagtccataagactgttctatacatcagtgtctcttttgctgtctcgtacacagggttgtcgttaccatctttctaaattccatatatatgcgttagtatactgtattggtgtttttctttctggcttacctcactctgtataataggctccagtttcatccacctcattagaactgattcaaatgtattctttttaatggctgagtaatactccattgtgtatatgtaccactgctttcttctccattcatctgctgatggacatctaggttgcttccatgtcctggctattataaacagtgctgtgatgaacattggggtacacgtgtctctttcccttctggtttcctcagtgtgtatgcccagcagtcggattgctggatcataaggcaggtctatttccagtttttgaaggaatctccacactgttctccatagtggctgtactagtttgcattcccaccaacagtgtaagagggttcccttttctccacaccctctccagcatttattacgtgtagacttttggattgcagccattctgactggtgtgaaatggtacctcatagtggctttgatttgcatttctctgataatgaatgatgttgagcatcttttcaggtgtttgttagccatctgtatgtcttctttggagaaatgtctatttagttctttggcccattttttgattgggtcatttatttttctggagttgagctgtaggagttgcttgtatattctcgagattagttgtttgtcagttgcttcatttgctattatcttctcccattctgaaggctgtcttttcaccttgctaatagtttcctttgatgtgcagaagcttttaagtttaattaggtcccatttgtttatttttgcttttatttccaatattctgggaggtgggtcatagaggatcctgctgtgatgtatgtcagagagtgttttgcctatgttctcctctaggagttttatagtttctggtctaatgtttagatctttaatccattttgagtttatttttgtgtatggtgttagaaagtgttctagtttcattcttttacaagtggttgccacttttttagattccacatgtaagtgatattgtatgatttgtctttctctgtctgacttacttcattcagtatgacaatctctgggtccacCTGTGTTGCTGTAAGTgatattgttttgttctttttatggctgaatagtactccattatatatatgtaccacatctcctttatccatacATCTGTTGGACATTTAGATTGGTTCTATTTCGGGTGTTTCCCAGAAGTATGTAAAATAGtctgggctattgtgaatagtgctgctaagaACACATTGGTGCCTGTATCTTCTTGGACGTGAGTTTTGTGTGGCTGTATGACCAGGCATTGGATTGCTGAATAAtatggcaattttatttttagttttctgaggagcaTCCATACTGTTTCTCAtgatggctgtaccagtttatatcCCCACCATAAATGCAGGGGGTTTCTCTTTTTCCACATCTGCTACAGCATTTGCATAACAGGATATATTAGTACTTCATTTTATATGAATGATTAATAACtccttatatacatatatatatatatagttttgttttAACATTCAATAGATGAAGTGTTCTTTCTAGCTTTTTTctaatagtgctgctatgaatatgaaTGTACAAGTTCTTTTTTCATACAAGCTTTCCAATATTTTGGGTAGACACTTAAGTTGTTGAACTCTTGAGTTACACAGCAAATGTCTCTTTCTAATTGCcagaactgttttccacagcttgtGGATGATTTTATATCTCTAAAGCAATGTACTAGGACCCCGATATGTTAAAATCACCAACACTTGCtaatttcattttacaaaaaaaaaaaaaacaaaaacctaaaaaaTCCTTTTAGGGGAAATAGTGGTCTCCTttacagttttgatttgaatttttttaatgaaaaataatgttgagcatcttttcatatgcttgtaggccttgtacatcttctttagagaaatatctattcaagttatttgtccatttaaaaagatataaaatgcatTAGGATGCAAATGTACAAATGGTTGAAGTAAATCCTGTGTATCAGAAGCTATATAAATTGTACCTGGATTCAATTctctaattaaaaagaaaggacTGTCAGATATTTGGTTTAATTGTGTCTATTCATCTTTGTCTGGAAAAGTAATGCATATTCCACTTGCACATCTCTTGAATTTCTTGAAGTAATGAGAATCAATGTGTTATTCTGCTTtaaatgaagatctttcttgGCAACTAAGATTACAAATATTAGCTTCactactttttttaaagtttcattttccaCCACAAATTCCTTATGCTAACTGAAAAACTGCCAGTGTCAGCGTCCTTATCTCTTTTGCCATTTCAAAATCTCAGAAAATATGATGgatatatatttggaaaaatgaGCACCTTCTCCATATTAATTGCTCTTGTTGTCTAGCTTAAGAAACTTATGTAAGCCCTGACTGACCTCCTTGTTCTTGAGTGCATATATTGAGCACTTTTCACGTGCTTGTTGGCAATCATACATCTTCTTGAGAGAAATGTCCTTTCAAGTCCTTGCAAAAAGGTTATGCAAGTAAATGAGTTGATGTAGCTGGTGGTTTTAAAAGACAGCTAAGAGTGGTAATTGGAAGGAAGGACTGATATTAAGATTATTTTGAGATTAAAAATACAGCTTTTCCCCTGACTAAAGATAGAATACAGATAATATATGTGCTGAGATGACCTGGACAAAGTAAGAACTAAGGTACTTTGAGTTATAAGGAAATACATATATCCAAGATAAGCTAGAGGCACACCTGAGCAGGCCACAAAGATGTTGGTAGATCGTGTGTTAGACATCATTATCTAAAAAGCAGAACTCAGTAATGGAGCTTATTTTGCCATGGGATAGAGGCTGAAATGATTTAGTCCTGGACATGAAGAACATAAACTGTCTATGGAAATTTAAGATAGAAGTATCTAGTATGCATTTAGAAAGGATACTCATGAATTGTGACATAGATTGCTTATACATGACTTGTCTGAAAATTATCTTTATGTTGGTTACACCTGAGGTTATGAACCTAGTTTTGCTTGATATTCAACATTattctggagaagacaatggcaacacattccagttcTTACCTGAACAATCTCCtgaatgaaggagcctggtaggctacaatccatggggtcggtgagagtcggatgcgactgagcgacttcactttcacttttcactttcatgcattggagaaggaaataacaacccactccagtgttcttgcctggagaatccgaaggacggggagcctggtgggctgctgtctatggggttgcacagagttggacactactgaagcgacttagcagcagcagcagcaacattattCAATCTTTCTCTACCTCAGTAGCTTCTTTTATTTGCTGACTAAACAAAAACTACAATTTTGCAATTGTGGCTCTATAATTAATTACATTTATATTGtttacaaaactttaaaaatattctgtaatatttatttattcaattaacTGTGCATTTTCATAATCACTATTATTCAAAATTGTTCATActgttataaatataattttatgccAAACTGAAGTCTACATTCTCAAGGATgatctaaaataaattaatatatatatttttgtttcttctcctaGGGTACAAACTTATGGATGGAAAAAATAGAGTCTCTTTATTGAATTAGTTATGCTGGTTTCCAAAATTCATGTGTGCCCCcgaaatattttattcttaatggaattcctggtctggaaagagTACATGAATGGATCTCCCTCCCATTCTGCACAATGTTTATCATCTCCCTTCTGGGAAACCTTGGCCTTGTGTATCTCATTCATCATGAAGAGTCCTTACATCAtccaatgtatttttttctggcaATGCTCTCCCTCATTGATCTCTTTACCTGTACCACTACCCTACCCAATGCATTCTGCATCTTCTGGTTCAATC
This sequence is a window from Bubalus kerabau isolate K-KA32 ecotype Philippines breed swamp buffalo chromosome 15, PCC_UOA_SB_1v2, whole genome shotgun sequence. Protein-coding genes within it:
- the LOC129628163 gene encoding olfactory receptor 52N4-like: MNGEESSDLTPASFILTGIPGLEDRHFWISLPFCTMYVVAVVGNCGLLYLIRYEDSLHRSMYYFLAMLSLTDLVMCTTTIPKALCIFWFHLKEISFDECLVQMFFIYAFTGMESGVLMLMALDRYVAICYPLRYSTILTNPIIAKAGLVTFLRGVLLVIPLTFIIKRLPYCRGNIIHHTYCDHMAVAKLSCGNIKINVIYGLMVALLIGGFDILCISVSYTMILWAVVSLSSAEARWKAFSTCTAHICAIVFSYSPAFFCFFSHRFGGHRIPPSCHIIVANIYLLLPPTMNPIVYGVKTKQIRDCVIRILLGSKDTKSHSI